A genomic region of Arachis stenosperma cultivar V10309 chromosome 9, arast.V10309.gnm1.PFL2, whole genome shotgun sequence contains the following coding sequences:
- the LOC130949277 gene encoding uncharacterized mitochondrial protein AtMg00810-like, which yields MDDIILASSSKKMMCKVQYLLESMFKLKVLGDLKYFLGLQLARSSKGIVLSQRKYTLSILEDTNFVDAKPISLPMETNLRMSASDGDPLHDPSTYRRIIGRLIYLTISRPNITYAVSTLSQFLSKPTFTHLTALHHLLRYLKGSVGQGLLFSAKSELRLIAYADADNWAGCPDTRRSVTSYCVFISDSLISCRSKKQHTVSRSFIESKYWAMVAVVAELTWLRDLLFDFQADILSSMLFFYSQSTIHITTNPIFHERIKHIEIDCHFVRE from the coding sequence ATGGACGACATCATCTTGGCAAGCTCCTCCAAGAAAATGATGTGCAAGGTACAATATTTATTAGAATCTATGTTTAAACTCAAGGTTTTAGGTGATTTAAAATACTTTCTGGGACTGCAACTTGCAAGATCATCTAAAGGCATTGTCCTTAGCCAAAGAAAGTACACCTTGAGCATATTGGAAGACACCAACTTTGTTGATGCTAAGCCGATTTCTTTACCTATGGAGACAAATCTGAGGATGAGTGCCTCTGATGGGGATCCATTGCATGATCCTTCCACTTATAGGCGTATAATTGGGAGGCTAATATACCTTACAATATCACGCCCTAACATCACATATGCTGTCTCCACATTAAGTCAATTTCTATCCAAACCAACCTTCACTCATCTTACTGCTCTCCACCACTTATTGAGGTACTTAAAAGGGAGTGTAGGACAAGGTCTTCTCTTTTCTGCCAAGTCAGAACTGCGACTTATAGCATACGCTGATGCTGATAATTGGGCAGGTTGCCCGGACACTAGAAGAAGTGTCACCAGTTACTGCGTTTTCATTAGTGATTCCCTTATCTCTTGTAGATCAAAGAAGCAACACACTGTCTCAAGGTCTTTCATTGAATCTAAATACTGGGCTATGGTAGCAGTGGTAGCTGAATTAACCTGGTTAAGAGACCTTCTCTTTGACTTTCAAGCTGACATTCTATCTTCTATGCTCTTTTTTTACTCACAATCAACCATCCACATTACAACGAATCCCATATTTCATGAAAGAATAAAGCATATCGAGATCGATTGTCACTTTGTTCGAGAGTGA